From one Pseudomonas fluorescens genomic stretch:
- a CDS encoding serralysin family metalloprotease: MSKVKENAIVSAGSVLQPHGASSAYSLINSFGHQYDRGGSATVNGKPSFSVDQAATQLLRDGAAWKDLNKDGTISLTYTFLTKAPSDFYGQGLGSFSAFSAQQKAQAKLSMQSWADVAKVTFKEGATGGDGHMTFGNYSDGSSGGAAFAYLPFDGPGSHKGESWYLINNQYQANINPENGNYGRQTLTHEIGHVLGLSHPGDYNAGEGYPTYGDASYAQDTRGYSVMSYWGESNTSQDFTKGGVQVYSSAPLMDDIAAIQKLYGANYATRSGDTVYGFNSTADRDFYSATSASSKIVFSVWDGGGNDTLDFSGFTQNQKINLNDASFSDVGGMIGNISIAKGAIVENAIGGSGNDLLIGNAVANELKGGAGNDIIYGGGGADKLWGGAGSDTFVFAASSDSTPSNPDRIMDFVSGQDKIDLSAMSAFAVNKLPLQFVDAFTGHAGEAVLSFDQASNLGSLSIDFTGNSLSDFLVTTVGQAVATDIVV, from the coding sequence ATGTCGAAAGTCAAAGAAAACGCTATTGTTTCAGCTGGCTCGGTATTGCAACCGCACGGTGCAAGTTCCGCTTACAGCCTGATCAATAGTTTCGGCCATCAATATGATCGCGGCGGCAGTGCGACAGTCAATGGCAAACCTTCGTTCTCGGTCGACCAGGCCGCTACCCAGTTGCTGCGCGACGGCGCTGCCTGGAAAGACCTGAACAAGGACGGCACCATCAGCCTGACCTATACCTTTCTGACCAAAGCACCGTCTGACTTCTACGGTCAGGGGCTGGGCTCGTTCAGCGCCTTTTCCGCCCAGCAGAAGGCCCAGGCAAAACTGTCCATGCAGTCGTGGGCAGACGTGGCCAAGGTCACCTTCAAGGAAGGGGCTACAGGCGGCGACGGTCACATGACCTTCGGCAACTACAGCGATGGCAGCAGCGGCGGCGCGGCATTTGCCTACCTGCCGTTCGACGGCCCGGGCTCGCACAAGGGTGAATCCTGGTACCTGATCAACAACCAGTACCAGGCCAACATCAATCCGGAAAACGGCAACTACGGCCGTCAGACCCTGACCCACGAAATCGGCCACGTGCTGGGCCTGTCTCACCCGGGCGACTACAACGCCGGGGAAGGCTACCCGACCTATGGCGACGCCTCCTACGCTCAGGACACCCGTGGTTACAGCGTCATGAGCTACTGGGGCGAGAGCAACACCAGCCAGGACTTCACCAAGGGCGGCGTTCAGGTGTACTCCTCGGCACCGCTGATGGATGACATCGCAGCCATCCAGAAACTCTACGGCGCCAACTACGCGACCCGCTCCGGCGACACCGTGTACGGCTTCAACTCCACCGCTGACCGCGACTTCTACTCGGCCACCTCGGCCTCGTCGAAAATCGTTTTCTCGGTGTGGGACGGCGGCGGCAACGACACCCTGGACTTCTCCGGTTTTACCCAGAACCAGAAGATCAACCTCAATGACGCGTCGTTCTCGGATGTCGGCGGCATGATCGGCAACATTTCCATTGCCAAGGGTGCCATCGTCGAGAATGCCATCGGTGGCTCGGGCAACGACCTGCTGATCGGCAACGCCGTGGCCAACGAGCTCAAGGGCGGTGCCGGCAACGACATCATCTACGGCGGCGGCGGTGCCGACAAACTCTGGGGCGGTGCCGGTTCCGACACCTTCGTCTTCGCTGCCAGCAGCGATTCGACCCCGAGCAACCCCGACCGGATCATGGATTTCGTCAGCGGTCAGGACAAGATCGATCTGTCGGCAATGTCAGCCTTTGCCGTCAACAAGCTGCCACTGCAGTTCGTTGATGCCTTCACCGGCCATGCTGGCGAAGCGGTGCTGAGCTTCGATCAGGCAAGCAACCTCGGCAGCCTGTCGATCGACTTCACCGGCAACAGCCTGTCTGATTTCCTGGTGACTACCGTAGGTCAGGCAGTCGCCACGGATATCGTGGTCTGA
- a CDS encoding lysophospholipid acyltransferase family protein, with protein sequence MLFIIRMLLLGLHFLLAGVLGVLVGLCRPFNPDNSRICARLYGLPATWLMRLEIKAEVGPLFDQPPGCVIIANHQSNYDLFVLGHVVPPRTVCIGKKSLKWIPLFGQLFWLGGNVLVDRGNAYQARRAMQTTTRTLSEDDTSIWVFPEGTRNAGEHLITFKKGAFHMAVEAGVPIVPVCVSRYACRLNLNGWRRAKVIIRSLAPIATSGLTQQDVPALAEQCRLQMQQCIDRMEGELAQA encoded by the coding sequence ATGCTTTTTATTATCCGCATGCTCCTGTTGGGGCTGCATTTTCTCCTGGCCGGTGTTCTCGGTGTGCTGGTTGGCCTGTGCCGACCGTTCAACCCGGACAACAGCCGAATCTGTGCACGCCTTTATGGGCTGCCTGCCACCTGGCTGATGCGCCTTGAGATCAAGGCCGAGGTCGGCCCGCTGTTCGACCAGCCGCCGGGCTGTGTGATCATCGCCAACCACCAGTCCAACTACGATCTGTTCGTCCTCGGCCATGTGGTACCGCCGCGCACCGTGTGCATCGGCAAGAAGAGCCTGAAGTGGATCCCTCTGTTCGGCCAGCTGTTCTGGCTGGGCGGCAACGTGCTGGTCGATCGCGGCAACGCCTATCAGGCGCGTCGGGCGATGCAAACCACCACCCGCACCCTGAGCGAAGACGACACCTCGATCTGGGTGTTCCCCGAAGGCACGCGCAATGCTGGCGAGCACCTGATCACTTTCAAGAAAGGGGCCTTCCACATGGCCGTGGAAGCCGGCGTGCCGATCGTGCCAGTGTGCGTCAGCCGTTATGCCTGCCGCCTGAACCTCAACGGCTGGCGCCGCGCCAAGGTGATCATCCGTTCGCTGGCACCGATTGCCACCAGCGGCCTGACCCAGCAGGACGTCCCGGCCCTGGCTGAACAGTGCCGCCTGCAGATGCAACAGTGCATCGATCGCATGGAAGGTGAATTGGCCCAGGCGTGA
- a CDS encoding crotonase/enoyl-CoA hydratase family protein → MSELITYHLEDGIATLTLNNGKVNAISPDVIQAFNAALDQAVQDRAVVIITGQPGILSGGYDLKVMTAGPKEAVSLVTAGSTLARRMLSHPFPIIVACPGHAVAKGAFLLLSADYRIGVEGPFSIGLNEVQIGMTMHHAGIELARDRLRRSAFHRSVINAEMFDPASAVDAGFLDKVVPIEQLQEAALTAARQLKKINMNAHKHTKLKVRKGLLDLLDDAIIRDQEHLG, encoded by the coding sequence ATGAGTGAGCTGATTACCTACCACCTCGAAGACGGCATTGCGACCCTGACCCTGAACAACGGCAAGGTCAACGCCATCTCGCCTGACGTCATCCAGGCCTTCAATGCCGCCCTCGACCAGGCCGTGCAGGACCGTGCGGTGGTAATCATCACCGGCCAGCCGGGCATTCTCTCCGGCGGCTACGACCTGAAAGTCATGACCGCTGGCCCCAAAGAAGCCGTCAGCCTGGTGACCGCAGGTTCGACCCTGGCCCGGCGCATGCTCTCGCACCCGTTCCCGATCATCGTTGCCTGCCCGGGCCACGCCGTGGCCAAAGGCGCCTTCCTGCTGCTTTCGGCCGACTACCGCATCGGTGTCGAAGGCCCGTTCAGCATCGGCCTTAATGAAGTACAGATCGGCATGACCATGCACCACGCCGGTATCGAACTGGCCCGAGATCGCCTGCGCCGCTCGGCGTTCCACCGTTCGGTGATCAACGCCGAGATGTTCGACCCGGCCAGCGCCGTCGACGCCGGTTTCCTCGACAAGGTGGTGCCGATCGAACAACTGCAGGAAGCTGCGCTGACCGCAGCCCGGCAACTGAAAAAGATCAACATGAACGCCCACAAGCACACCAAGCTCAAGGTGCGCAAAGGCCTGCTGGATCTTCTCGACGACGCCATCATCCGCGACCAGGAACACCTGGGCTGA
- a CDS encoding HlyD family type I secretion periplasmic adaptor subunit, whose product MSQVDKSRSARFYVRLGWLLTLVGFGGFIAWATLAPLDQGIAVQGTVVVSGKRKAVQSLAGGVVSRILVSEGQLVKQGQPLFRLDQTQVQADVQSLQAQYRLAWASLARWQSERDNLGEIIFPAELSSNPDPQLSLVLESQRQLFSSRRDAQAREQAGLTASIDGAVAQLAGMRRARGDLQAQADSLREQLENLKPLASQGYIPRNRLLEYQRQLSQVQRDLAQNSGDSARLQQGIVESRLNLQQRREEYQKEVRSQLAEVQLKSVTLEQQLTSAGFDLQHSEILAPADGIAVNLGVHTEGAVVRAGETLLEVVPQGTALEVEGRLPVNLVDKVAMQLPVDILFTAFSQSSTPRVAGEVALISADQLLDDKTGQPYYVLRSTVSEQALARLDGLVIKPGMPAELFVRTGERSMLNYLFKPLLDRAGTALTEQ is encoded by the coding sequence ATGAGCCAGGTCGATAAAAGCCGCAGTGCGCGTTTCTACGTGCGCCTCGGGTGGTTGCTGACCCTGGTCGGCTTTGGCGGATTCATCGCCTGGGCAACTCTGGCGCCACTCGATCAAGGCATTGCCGTGCAAGGTACCGTGGTGGTCTCGGGCAAGCGCAAGGCAGTGCAGTCCCTGGCCGGTGGCGTGGTCAGCCGCATTCTGGTCAGCGAGGGCCAGTTGGTTAAGCAGGGGCAGCCGTTGTTCCGTCTCGACCAGACCCAGGTCCAGGCCGACGTGCAATCGCTGCAGGCCCAGTACCGCTTGGCTTGGGCGAGCCTGGCGCGCTGGCAGAGCGAGCGCGACAACCTCGGCGAAATCATTTTTCCGGCAGAGCTGAGCAGCAACCCCGACCCACAGCTGAGCCTGGTGCTGGAAAGCCAGCGCCAGCTGTTCAGCAGCCGCCGCGATGCCCAGGCCCGCGAGCAGGCCGGGCTGACCGCCAGTATCGACGGCGCGGTCGCTCAACTAGCTGGCATGCGCCGCGCCCGTGGTGATCTGCAGGCCCAGGCCGACTCGTTACGTGAGCAACTGGAGAACCTCAAGCCACTGGCCAGCCAGGGGTACATTCCGCGCAACCGCTTGCTCGAGTATCAGCGTCAGTTGTCCCAGGTCCAGCGCGACCTGGCGCAGAACAGTGGCGACAGCGCGCGTCTGCAGCAGGGCATCGTCGAGTCGCGGCTGAACCTGCAACAACGGCGCGAGGAGTATCAGAAAGAAGTGCGCAGCCAGCTGGCTGAGGTGCAACTGAAAAGCGTGACCCTCGAACAGCAACTGACCTCGGCCGGTTTCGACCTGCAGCACAGCGAGATTCTGGCCCCGGCCGATGGCATTGCGGTCAACCTCGGCGTGCATACCGAGGGCGCCGTGGTACGCGCCGGTGAAACCTTGCTGGAGGTGGTGCCCCAGGGGACTGCCCTGGAAGTCGAAGGGCGCCTGCCGGTCAATCTTGTGGATAAAGTCGCAATGCAGTTGCCTGTGGATATCCTCTTCACCGCCTTCAGCCAGAGCAGTACGCCACGGGTCGCGGGTGAGGTGGCACTGATTTCCGCCGACCAGTTGCTCGACGACAAGACCGGCCAGCCGTACTACGTACTGCGCAGCACGGTCAGCGAACAGGCACTGGCGCGTCTTGACGGCCTGGTGATCAAACCGGGCATGCCTGCCGAACTGTTCGTGCGCACCGGCGAGCGCTCGATGCTCAATTACCTGTTCAAACCCCTGCTCGACCGGGCAGGCACCGCGTTGACCGAACAATAA
- a CDS encoding AprI/Inh family metalloprotease inhibitor, giving the protein MRRFFRGGQMMALKRMIALGAIPLMLMTEVGMASSLVLPTPAQLAGDWTLYPEGNWAAGCELQLDVAQTLRGDLECVEGLTGRRPNGWLPTPDTIALLDGSDRPPVHFGRYKPGIYKWTSASGKILLLERKNKE; this is encoded by the coding sequence ATGCGCCGCTTTTTCCGAGGCGGACAGATGATGGCTTTGAAGCGAATGATCGCGCTCGGCGCGATTCCCCTGATGTTGATGACTGAGGTCGGTATGGCAAGTAGCCTGGTACTCCCCACTCCCGCGCAACTGGCCGGTGACTGGACGCTTTACCCCGAAGGCAATTGGGCCGCAGGTTGTGAGCTGCAACTGGATGTAGCACAAACCCTGCGCGGTGATCTCGAATGCGTAGAAGGGCTGACAGGGCGGCGCCCCAACGGCTGGTTGCCGACCCCCGATACGATAGCTTTGCTCGATGGCAGCGACAGACCACCTGTGCACTTTGGCCGTTATAAGCCCGGCATCTACAAATGGACTTCCGCGTCCGGAAAGATATTGTTACTGGAACGTAAGAATAAAGAATAA
- a CDS encoding TonB-dependent siderophore receptor, translated as MTLPRPRLPLRLLGLSLALPATHSLAEGSITLAPLQVSEAYSEGYQAREAAVGGFQPAPLLDTPASIAVFSEQLLADRQVRKLSEVLQSDASVGESYAPIGYYENFNVRGFELNAASSYRINGQTIAGEQNVALENKQQVELLKGLSGLQSGVSEPGGLINYVTKRPEDVRSVTVSSNEQGERYLATDLGGWFGSERQFGLRANLAHEDIRSSVDHADGKRDFASLAFDWQINPDAVLQLDAEYQQREQRSVPGYQLLGGNSLPHGIDPHDRLAYQHWAKPVTIDSLNLGGRFEYRFSDNWTGSISASRSKVVIDDYSSFAWGSEGGTAVHFSPEGDYDIYDFRSPDDTRRIDEAQALLNGRVEVAGLSHELTVGSSAQRRTLDQRPTFNQLIGSGNIYQSTPALKPFDGMPGHSERRLDSRQYGIFASDRITINEHWQTQWGARVVRLDEKSFDEAGNDRRHTRQYELLPNAALIYKPRADISLYTSYSKGLSAGSAAPWFVQNNQDILAPTTSHQIELGIKRDWQRLSLSAALFQLRQAYQYSQPDGAGGFTYVQQGQQKNIGLELGASGWLTSNLQINASAAAIRARVKNSGTADYEDHQALNVPNLRAAVQADYSLPIPGLALLGGARYSASKYANQAGTVEVGSYAVFDLGSRYSTRIGGYDTVLRLMVDNVFDKRYWRDAGEYLGDGYLFQGAPRTARVSASVSF; from the coding sequence ATGACCCTGCCCCGCCCTCGCCTGCCCTTGCGCCTGCTCGGCCTGAGCCTGGCACTGCCGGCTACGCACAGCTTGGCCGAGGGCAGCATCACCCTGGCCCCGCTGCAGGTGTCCGAGGCCTACAGCGAGGGCTATCAGGCTCGCGAAGCCGCGGTCGGCGGTTTCCAGCCGGCGCCGTTGCTGGATACCCCGGCGTCGATCGCGGTGTTCAGCGAACAATTGCTGGCCGATCGCCAGGTGCGCAAGCTCAGTGAAGTGCTGCAAAGCGATGCCTCGGTGGGTGAAAGCTATGCCCCGATCGGTTACTACGAAAACTTCAACGTGCGCGGTTTCGAGCTCAATGCTGCCAGCAGCTACAGGATCAACGGCCAGACCATCGCCGGCGAACAGAACGTGGCACTGGAGAACAAACAGCAAGTCGAATTGCTCAAGGGCCTGTCGGGCCTGCAAAGCGGTGTGTCGGAACCCGGCGGGCTGATCAACTACGTCACCAAGCGCCCGGAGGATGTGCGCTCGGTGACGGTGTCGAGCAACGAGCAGGGCGAGCGCTACCTTGCCACTGACCTTGGTGGCTGGTTCGGCAGCGAGCGCCAGTTCGGCCTGCGCGCCAACCTGGCCCACGAAGACATCCGCTCCTCCGTCGACCACGCCGACGGCAAGCGTGACTTCGCCTCCCTGGCCTTCGACTGGCAGATCAACCCCGACGCGGTGCTGCAACTGGACGCCGAGTACCAGCAGCGTGAGCAGCGTTCGGTCCCCGGCTATCAGTTGCTCGGTGGCAACAGCCTGCCCCACGGCATCGACCCGCACGACCGCCTGGCTTACCAGCACTGGGCCAAGCCGGTGACCATCGATTCGCTGAACCTTGGCGGGCGCTTCGAGTATCGCTTCAGTGACAACTGGACCGGCAGCATCAGCGCCTCGCGCAGCAAGGTGGTGATCGATGACTACAGTTCGTTTGCCTGGGGGTCAGAAGGTGGCACGGCTGTACACTTCAGCCCGGAAGGCGACTACGACATCTATGATTTTCGCAGCCCTGACGACACGCGCCGTATCGACGAGGCCCAAGCGCTGCTGAACGGGCGCGTTGAAGTGGCCGGCCTGAGCCACGAACTGACCGTCGGCAGCAGTGCACAACGGCGCACGCTTGATCAGCGTCCCACCTTCAATCAGCTCATCGGCAGCGGCAACATCTACCAGTCAACCCCTGCACTGAAACCATTCGACGGCATGCCAGGGCACTCCGAGCGGCGCCTGGACAGCCGTCAGTACGGTATTTTTGCCAGCGATCGAATCACCATCAATGAGCACTGGCAAACCCAATGGGGCGCGCGCGTGGTGCGCCTGGACGAAAAATCCTTCGATGAAGCCGGTAACGACCGTCGGCACACCCGCCAGTACGAACTGCTGCCCAACGCAGCGCTGATCTACAAACCACGGGCTGACATCTCGCTCTACACCAGCTACAGCAAAGGCCTTTCAGCGGGCAGTGCGGCGCCATGGTTCGTACAAAACAACCAGGACATCCTCGCCCCGACCACCTCGCATCAGATCGAGCTCGGCATCAAACGCGACTGGCAACGCCTGAGCCTCAGCGCCGCCCTGTTCCAGCTGCGCCAGGCCTATCAGTACTCGCAACCTGACGGCGCCGGTGGCTTCACCTATGTGCAGCAAGGCCAGCAGAAGAACATCGGCCTGGAGCTGGGCGCCAGCGGTTGGTTGACTTCCAACCTGCAGATCAATGCCAGTGCTGCGGCGATTCGGGCGCGGGTGAAGAACAGCGGCACGGCTGATTATGAAGACCATCAAGCGCTGAACGTACCGAACTTGCGGGCTGCCGTGCAGGCTGACTACAGCTTGCCGATCCCGGGCCTGGCCCTGCTCGGCGGTGCGCGATACAGCGCCAGCAAGTACGCCAACCAGGCTGGAACGGTTGAGGTTGGCAGCTATGCGGTGTTCGACCTGGGCAGTCGTTACAGCACCAGGATCGGTGGTTACGACACGGTGCTGCGGCTGATGGTGGATAACGTCTTCGATAAACGCTACTGGCGCGATGCCGGGGAGTATCTGGGGGATGGTTATCTGTTTCAGGGGGCGCCGCGCACGGCGCGGGTTTCGGCTTCCGTGAGCTTCTGA
- a CDS encoding TolC family outer membrane protein yields the protein MKSLMTGLLAAFALTTGAGAQAMGPFQVYEQALRKDPVFLGALKAREAGQENRAIGRAGLLPNLSYNYNKGRNDSKARYLGDSRREDEDRHYNSYGSSFILQQPLLDYEAYASYRKGVAQALFADEEFRGKSQELLVRVMTSYTQALFADDQISISVASKQAYQQQFQQNQQLFQQGEGTRTDILEAQARYELADAEEIQARNDQDAALRELGALIGEPSARIDELAPLNDGFALLALQPATYEAWHELALANNPQLASQRQALEVAEYEVERNRAGHLPKVTAYATSRQMQSDSGNTYNQRYDTNTIGIEVSLPLFAGGGVSAATRQASRNLEQAEYELDGNTRATLIELRRQYNACQSGVSRLRAYQRALTSAEALVQSTRQSVLGGERVNLDVLNAEQQLATTRRDLAQARYDYLLAWIKLHYYAGTLREEHLARVDEAFVRR from the coding sequence ATGAAGAGCTTGATGACCGGGCTGCTGGCGGCGTTCGCCCTGACAACAGGGGCGGGCGCACAGGCCATGGGGCCGTTTCAGGTGTATGAACAGGCGCTGCGCAAGGACCCGGTGTTCCTTGGTGCGCTCAAGGCCCGCGAGGCCGGGCAGGAAAACCGCGCCATCGGCCGCGCCGGCTTGCTGCCGAACCTGTCGTACAACTACAACAAGGGCCGCAACGATTCCAAGGCCCGCTACCTGGGCGATTCGCGGCGCGAGGATGAAGACCGCCACTACAACAGCTACGGCTCCAGCTTCATCCTCCAGCAGCCGCTGCTCGACTACGAGGCCTACGCCAGTTACCGCAAGGGCGTAGCCCAGGCGCTGTTTGCCGATGAGGAATTTCGCGGCAAGAGCCAGGAACTGCTGGTACGGGTGATGACCAGCTATACCCAGGCGCTGTTCGCCGACGACCAGATCAGCATCAGCGTGGCCAGCAAGCAGGCTTATCAACAGCAGTTCCAGCAGAACCAGCAATTGTTCCAGCAGGGCGAGGGGACCCGTACCGATATCCTCGAAGCCCAGGCCCGCTATGAGCTGGCCGACGCCGAAGAGATCCAGGCGCGCAATGACCAGGACGCCGCCCTGCGTGAGCTGGGGGCGCTGATCGGCGAGCCTTCGGCGCGCATCGACGAATTGGCACCGCTCAACGACGGCTTTGCCCTGCTGGCGCTGCAACCGGCGACCTATGAGGCCTGGCATGAACTGGCCCTGGCCAACAATCCACAGCTGGCGTCCCAGCGCCAGGCCCTGGAAGTGGCCGAGTACGAAGTGGAACGCAACCGCGCCGGGCATCTGCCCAAGGTGACGGCCTACGCCACTTCACGGCAAATGCAGTCCGACAGTGGCAACACCTACAACCAGCGCTACGACACCAACACCATCGGCATCGAAGTCAGTCTGCCCTTATTTGCCGGTGGCGGGGTGTCGGCGGCCACCCGTCAGGCCAGTCGCAACCTGGAGCAGGCCGAATACGAGCTGGACGGCAATACCCGTGCGACCCTGATCGAGCTGCGCCGCCAGTACAACGCCTGTCAGTCCGGGGTCAGTCGCTTGCGTGCCTATCAGCGGGCGCTGACTTCAGCCGAGGCGCTGGTGCAATCGACCCGCCAGAGTGTGCTCGGTGGCGAACGGGTCAACCTCGATGTGCTCAATGCCGAGCAGCAACTGGCGACCACTCGCCGCGACTTGGCCCAAGCCCGCTATGACTATCTGCTGGCCTGGATCAAGCTGCATTACTACGCCGGGACCTTGCGCGAGGAGCACCTGGCCCGGGTCGATGAGGCGTTTGTACGGCGTTAG
- a CDS encoding DUF6630 family protein, with translation MLKECFTKAQILAAEQLLTLISPTAEMASQHVQALREVELDEDDVEEFEDDPQQLMYIVKDVADWESVFFVDWKDTESFVQSVQQLAEARDAEVTFGVEDPEDEEFLDDTTVPELMVTAHEELHKQGLVLWNWSTDSDCYSGFITTKDVAAQLVALGKVLEVEIREGSEPF, from the coding sequence ATGCTCAAAGAATGTTTCACCAAGGCCCAGATCCTGGCCGCTGAACAATTGCTGACCTTGATCAGCCCGACGGCCGAAATGGCCAGCCAGCACGTCCAGGCCCTGCGCGAGGTCGAGCTGGATGAAGATGACGTCGAAGAGTTCGAGGATGACCCCCAGCAACTGATGTATATCGTCAAGGATGTGGCTGACTGGGAGTCGGTGTTCTTCGTTGACTGGAAGGACACCGAGTCCTTTGTACAGAGCGTGCAGCAGCTGGCGGAGGCGCGGGATGCCGAAGTTACTTTCGGTGTCGAAGACCCGGAGGATGAAGAGTTTCTTGACGACACCACTGTGCCGGAGCTGATGGTCACGGCCCACGAAGAACTGCACAAGCAGGGCCTGGTGCTGTGGAATTGGTCCACCGACAGTGACTGCTACAGTGGCTTCATCACCACCAAGGACGTGGCGGCGCAGCTGGTTGCACTGGGGAAAGTGCTGGAAGTGGAGATTCGCGAGGGTAGCGAACCGTTCTGA
- a CDS encoding type I secretion system permease/ATPase, translated as MNRPTHKAGAPLWAALADHKSTLLSVGCFTALINLLMLVPSIYMLQVYDRVLSSQNETTLWMLTLMVVGFFVFIGALEAIRSFIVIRVGNQLEQGFNLNVYRAAFERNLRQGDGQAGQALNDLTQVRQFVTGPALFAFFDAPWFPIYLAVIFLFNVWLGVMACAGALLLIALAVLNERLTHKPLVEASGFQQQSTHLASSQLHNAESIQAMGMLGALRQRWFTLHSRFLTLQNQASDTSAVITAVSKSLRLCLQSLVLGLGALLVIEGQMTPGMMIAGSILMGRVLSPIDQLIAVWKQWSGAHMAYQRLDGLLRAFPEPPAPMALPAPSGRLSFEQVSAAPPGKRVATLQQISFNLGAGEVLGVLGTSGSGKSTLAKVLVGVWPTLAGTVRLDGADLHRWDREALGPHIGYLPQNIELLRGSIAENIARFAELDGHKVVEAARQAGVHELILRLPQGYDTRLGEDGGDLSGGQKQRIALARALYGGPSLIVLDEPNSNLDTSGEAALATAIVQMKAQGRTVVLVTHRSAALAQADKLLVLSEGRMQAFGPAHEVMQALSRAQEQAQRQPANAALATGGGA; from the coding sequence ATGAACAGGCCGACTCATAAAGCCGGTGCGCCCTTGTGGGCGGCGCTGGCAGATCACAAGTCCACGCTACTGAGCGTGGGTTGTTTTACCGCGTTGATTAACCTGCTTATGCTGGTGCCCTCGATTTATATGCTGCAAGTGTATGATCGGGTACTGTCTTCGCAAAATGAAACAACCCTGTGGATGTTGACCCTGATGGTGGTCGGCTTCTTTGTATTTATCGGTGCGCTGGAAGCGATCCGCAGTTTCATTGTTATCCGCGTTGGCAATCAGCTGGAGCAAGGCTTTAACCTGAACGTGTACCGGGCGGCCTTTGAACGCAACTTGCGCCAAGGCGACGGGCAGGCAGGGCAGGCACTTAACGACCTGACGCAAGTGAGACAATTTGTCACCGGTCCTGCACTGTTTGCTTTCTTTGACGCCCCCTGGTTTCCGATTTATCTGGCAGTGATTTTCCTGTTCAACGTCTGGTTGGGCGTCATGGCCTGCGCCGGGGCGTTGTTGCTGATCGCCCTGGCGGTACTCAACGAACGCCTGACCCATAAGCCGCTGGTCGAAGCCAGCGGTTTCCAGCAACAGTCCACGCACCTGGCCAGCAGCCAGCTGCACAATGCCGAGAGCATCCAGGCCATGGGCATGCTCGGCGCCTTGCGCCAGCGCTGGTTTACCTTGCATTCGCGCTTTCTGACCCTGCAGAACCAGGCCAGCGATACTTCGGCGGTGATCACCGCAGTCAGCAAGTCGCTGCGTCTGTGCCTGCAATCGCTGGTGCTGGGGTTGGGTGCCCTGCTGGTGATCGAGGGGCAGATGACCCCGGGCATGATGATCGCCGGCTCCATCCTCATGGGCCGGGTACTCAGCCCTATCGACCAGCTGATTGCCGTGTGGAAGCAGTGGAGCGGGGCGCACATGGCTTACCAGCGTCTCGATGGCCTGCTGCGCGCGTTTCCCGAGCCGCCGGCACCGATGGCCTTGCCGGCGCCAAGCGGGCGCCTGAGTTTCGAGCAGGTCAGTGCCGCACCGCCTGGCAAGCGCGTGGCCACCTTGCAGCAGATCAGTTTCAACCTTGGTGCCGGGGAAGTGCTCGGCGTGCTCGGTACCTCTGGCTCGGGCAAGTCGACCCTGGCCAAGGTGCTGGTCGGCGTCTGGCCGACCCTGGCCGGTACCGTGCGCCTGGACGGCGCCGACCTGCACCGCTGGGACCGCGAGGCCCTGGGCCCGCATATCGGTTACCTGCCACAGAACATCGAACTGCTGCGCGGCAGTATTGCCGAGAACATCGCCCGCTTTGCCGAGCTGGACGGCCACAAGGTGGTCGAGGCGGCACGTCAGGCTGGCGTACATGAGCTGATCTTGCGCCTGCCGCAAGGCTATGACACACGCCTGGGTGAAGACGGCGGCGACCTGTCTGGTGGGCAGAAACAGCGCATCGCCCTGGCGCGGGCCCTCTACGGTGGGCCAAGCCTGATCGTGCTCGACGAACCCAATTCCAACCTCGACACCAGCGGCGAAGCGGCGCTGGCCACCGCCATTGTGCAGATGAAAGCCCAGGGCCGTACCGTGGTGCTGGTCACTCACCGTTCGGCAGCCCTGGCCCAGGCCGACAAACTGCTGGTGCTCAGCGAAGGGCGGATGCAAGCCTTCGGTCCGGCACATGAGGTCATGCAGGCCCTGAGCCGCGCCCAGGAACAGGCCCAGCGCCAACCCGCCAATGCCGCATTGGCAACCGGAGGTGGCGCATGA